In Rhodamnia argentea isolate NSW1041297 chromosome 11, ASM2092103v1, whole genome shotgun sequence, one genomic interval encodes:
- the LOC125312482 gene encoding probable disease resistance protein At5g66900 isoform X2, producing MSIDLAGTAVDTAFGELFSLVKEIVITIAAFAPQLKQIQSTLIKIDPIIQQWDEYNSRLDCSPKEIAPVKELFIRGKLLVEKCSRIHRFNFCKKYSHSNKLTDFDAEVQREFQIYLPLVTVISSKATSLNVKETGKDVREMMGDVKETGGEVKEIKGDLKETGGDVKEIKGEVKETGVDVREMKGDLHSVLELLGDLAVPKAPDCIVGSAVEASLRELKGWLLEEGMSVMVVTAPGGCGKSTLLTKLCHDAAIKGKFKNKIMFVRVSKKPNVIDIVRKMIRHNGFEVPAIETEDHAVQCLQQLLIRIGQDPVLLVLDDVWADSQSIIEKFVFKEIKHYKIVVTSRYEFPNVGLVHHLNPLPPGEALELFRQSVTVDGRCLVEPGDELWDKIVNRCKGLPLALTVIAKSLRGMDRAFWETKLLDWSSSGLDNDILDCLKKSLDDLDGDPSMKERFMDLASFPEDRKIPATALIDMWVELYKLDFDGVRAIADLNKLVYRNLADLIVTRTDSSEDEDKCYSSHYAMQHDLLRELAIMECDRGEVEERERLILDLTEDNSSDWWSEQKQPTLRARLVSIHTDGTFSIPWPNLQLPEAAALVLNFETNMQTKTYALPEFIEKADKLKALIVTNYSFFPAELRNFHVLGSSLTRIRLERIMVPLLSMGKLRLHNLQKISFFMCDISQASTSDDAKISDAIPNLVELDFDYCDDLKTLPDGICEIKPLKKLSITNCHNLSALPEQIGESASLEVVRLNSCTSLLRLPDSIGTLKKLISLNISDCLSLSTLPNQIGNLVNLKRMNMRGCLRLSVLPRSIVKLRNLRKVVCDKEKEVMWEPLKSSLNGLNIIASEEEANLDWLDD from the exons ATGTCCATTGACTTGGCAGGAACTGCTGTGGATACGGCATTCGGCGAGCTGTTCTCTCTCGTTAAGGAGATAGTGATAACCATCGCAGCGTTTGCTCCCCAGCTCAAGCAGATCCAATCCACCTTGATTAAGATAGACCCAATCATCCAGCAATGGGATGAGTACAACAGTCGGCTGGACTGTAGTCCAAAAGAGATAGCTCCGGTCAAGGAACTCTTCATCAGAGGCAAACTACTGGTCGAGAAATGCTCAAGGATACACCGATTCAACTTTTGCAAGAAGTATTCGCACTCGAACAAACTGACCGACTTCGATGCAGAAGTACAAAGGGAGTTTCAAATTTACCTGCCGCTGGTGACTGTGATTTCTAGCAAGGCGACATCGCTAAACGTGAAAGAGACCGGGAAGGACGTGAGGGAGATGATGGGAGACGTGAAGGAGACCGGGGGAGAAGTGAAGGAGATCAAGGGAGACCTGAAGGAGACGGGGGGAGACGTGAAGGAGATAAAGGGAGAGGTGAAGGAGACCGGAGTAGACGTGAGGGAGATGAAGGGAGACTTG CATAGTGTGCTTGAGCTTTTGGGCGACCTTGCGGTCCCTAAGGCACCCGATTGCATTGTCGGGTCGGCGGTGGAGGCATCCTTGAGGGAGCTCAAGGGGTGGTTGCTAGAGGAGGGAATGTCTGTGATGGTCGTGACCGCCCCGGGCGGGTGTGGGAAGAGTACTCTGCTTACGAAATTGTGTCATGATGCGGCAATCAAAG gaaaattcaagaacaagaTCATGTTCGTCCGTGTCTCGAAGAAGCCCAACGTGATAGACATTGTCCGGAAGATGATCCGGCATAACGGTTTCGAGGTACCTGCGATTGAAACAGAAGACCATGCAGTTCAGTGCTTGCAGCAACTGCTCATCAGAATAGGACAGGATCCTGTGTTGCTGGTGTTGGACGATGTCTGGGCCGACTCGCAATCCATAATCGAGAAATTTGTCTTCAAGGAGATCAAACATTACAAGATTGTGGTGACATCAAGATATGAATTTCCTAATGTTGGTCTTGTGCATCACCTGAACCCGCTGCCTCCTGGGGAAGCCCTGGAACTTTTTCGTCAATCTGTCACTGTTGATGGTAGATGCTTGGTTGAACCAGGTGATGAGCTGTGGGATAAG ATAGTGAATCGCTGTAAGGGGTTGCCATTGGCTCTTACAGTCATCGCCAAGTCTCTCCGAGGAATGGATCGTGCGTTCTGGGAAACAAAGCTTCTTGATTGGTCCTCTTCGGGTTTGGACAATGACATTCTAGATTGCCTCAAAAAGAGCTTGGATGACTTGGATGGTGACCCTTCGATGAAGGAACGTTTCATGGACCTCGCCTCATTTCCAGAGGATCGCAAGATCCCCGCCACCGCCCTCATTGATATGTGGGTGGAATTGTACAAGCTAGATTTCGATGGTGTGCGTGCCATTGCGGACCTCAATAAACTCGTTTACAGGAACCTAGCTGATCTCATAGTCACCAG GACAGATTCAAGTGAGGACGAGGACAAATGTTACAGCAGCCACTATGCTATGCAGCATGATCTGCTCAGAGAGCTGGCTATCATGGAGTGTGACCGAGGGGaagtggaggagagagagagacttattCTGGACTTAACCGAAGATAATTCTTCCGATTGGTGGAGCGAGCAAAAGCAACCGACTCTTCGCGCTCGTCTAGTGTCCATCCACACAG ATGGAACATTCTCAATACCCTGGCCAAATCTGCAATTGCCTGAAGCTGCGGCTCTTGTCTTGAACTTCGAGACCAACATGCAAACCAAAACTTATGCTTTGCCGGAATTCATTGAGAAAGCAGATAAGCTCAAGGCCCTGATAGTAACAAACTACAGCTTCTTTCCAGCTGAGCTGCGCAATTTCCATGTCCTTGGGTCCAGTTTAACGAGGATCAGGCTCGAACGCATCATGGTTCCTCTCCTGAGCATGGGAAAGCTACGACTGCACAATCTGCAAAAGATATCCTTTTTCATGTGTGACATCAGTCAGGCTTCGACGTCGGACGACGCCAAAATCTCCGATGCAATCCCAAACTTGGTGGAGCTTGACTTCGACTATTGCGACGATCTTAAGACATTACCTGATGGCATCTGTGAGATAAAGCCTCTGAAGAAGCTTAGCATCACAAACTGCCATAACTTGTCTGCACTCCCTGAACAGATTGGGGAATCAGCGTCCCTCGAAGTTGTCAGGCTTAACTCCTGCACAAGCTTGTTGCGGTTACCGGACTCGATCGGAACCCTAAAAAAATTGATCTCTCTCAATATATCGGATTGCCTGAGCCTGAGCACTTTGCCCAATCAAATTGGTAATCTGGTCAATCTCAAGAGGATGAACATGAGAGGATGTCTGAGGTTGTCTGTACTGCCACGGTCGATCGTGAAGCTGAGGAACCTGAGGAAGGTGGTTtgtgacaaagaaaaagaagtcatGTGGGAGCCTCTCAAGAGCAGTCTCAATGGCTTGAATATAATAGCGTCCGAAGAAGA
- the LOC125312482 gene encoding probable disease resistance protein At5g66900 isoform X1, whose product MSIDLAGTAVDTAFGELFSLVKEIVITIAAFAPQLKQIQSTLIKIDPIIQQWDEYNSRLDCSPKEIAPVKELFIRGKLLVEKCSRIHRFNFCKKYSHSNKLTDFDAEVQREFQIYLPLVTVISSKATSLNVKETGKDVREMMGDVKETGGEVKEIKGDLKETGGDVKEIKGEVKETGVDVREMKGDLKELKHLIISLQVNGAPHSVLELLGDLAVPKAPDCIVGSAVEASLRELKGWLLEEGMSVMVVTAPGGCGKSTLLTKLCHDAAIKGKFKNKIMFVRVSKKPNVIDIVRKMIRHNGFEVPAIETEDHAVQCLQQLLIRIGQDPVLLVLDDVWADSQSIIEKFVFKEIKHYKIVVTSRYEFPNVGLVHHLNPLPPGEALELFRQSVTVDGRCLVEPGDELWDKIVNRCKGLPLALTVIAKSLRGMDRAFWETKLLDWSSSGLDNDILDCLKKSLDDLDGDPSMKERFMDLASFPEDRKIPATALIDMWVELYKLDFDGVRAIADLNKLVYRNLADLIVTRTDSSEDEDKCYSSHYAMQHDLLRELAIMECDRGEVEERERLILDLTEDNSSDWWSEQKQPTLRARLVSIHTDGTFSIPWPNLQLPEAAALVLNFETNMQTKTYALPEFIEKADKLKALIVTNYSFFPAELRNFHVLGSSLTRIRLERIMVPLLSMGKLRLHNLQKISFFMCDISQASTSDDAKISDAIPNLVELDFDYCDDLKTLPDGICEIKPLKKLSITNCHNLSALPEQIGESASLEVVRLNSCTSLLRLPDSIGTLKKLISLNISDCLSLSTLPNQIGNLVNLKRMNMRGCLRLSVLPRSIVKLRNLRKVVCDKEKEVMWEPLKSSLNGLNIIASEEEANLDWLDD is encoded by the exons ATGTCCATTGACTTGGCAGGAACTGCTGTGGATACGGCATTCGGCGAGCTGTTCTCTCTCGTTAAGGAGATAGTGATAACCATCGCAGCGTTTGCTCCCCAGCTCAAGCAGATCCAATCCACCTTGATTAAGATAGACCCAATCATCCAGCAATGGGATGAGTACAACAGTCGGCTGGACTGTAGTCCAAAAGAGATAGCTCCGGTCAAGGAACTCTTCATCAGAGGCAAACTACTGGTCGAGAAATGCTCAAGGATACACCGATTCAACTTTTGCAAGAAGTATTCGCACTCGAACAAACTGACCGACTTCGATGCAGAAGTACAAAGGGAGTTTCAAATTTACCTGCCGCTGGTGACTGTGATTTCTAGCAAGGCGACATCGCTAAACGTGAAAGAGACCGGGAAGGACGTGAGGGAGATGATGGGAGACGTGAAGGAGACCGGGGGAGAAGTGAAGGAGATCAAGGGAGACCTGAAGGAGACGGGGGGAGACGTGAAGGAGATAAAGGGAGAGGTGAAGGAGACCGGAGTAGACGTGAGGGAGATGAAGGGAGACTTGAAGGAGCTCAAGCATTTGATAATTTCCTTGCAAGTGAACGGGGCACCACATAGTGTGCTTGAGCTTTTGGGCGACCTTGCGGTCCCTAAGGCACCCGATTGCATTGTCGGGTCGGCGGTGGAGGCATCCTTGAGGGAGCTCAAGGGGTGGTTGCTAGAGGAGGGAATGTCTGTGATGGTCGTGACCGCCCCGGGCGGGTGTGGGAAGAGTACTCTGCTTACGAAATTGTGTCATGATGCGGCAATCAAAG gaaaattcaagaacaagaTCATGTTCGTCCGTGTCTCGAAGAAGCCCAACGTGATAGACATTGTCCGGAAGATGATCCGGCATAACGGTTTCGAGGTACCTGCGATTGAAACAGAAGACCATGCAGTTCAGTGCTTGCAGCAACTGCTCATCAGAATAGGACAGGATCCTGTGTTGCTGGTGTTGGACGATGTCTGGGCCGACTCGCAATCCATAATCGAGAAATTTGTCTTCAAGGAGATCAAACATTACAAGATTGTGGTGACATCAAGATATGAATTTCCTAATGTTGGTCTTGTGCATCACCTGAACCCGCTGCCTCCTGGGGAAGCCCTGGAACTTTTTCGTCAATCTGTCACTGTTGATGGTAGATGCTTGGTTGAACCAGGTGATGAGCTGTGGGATAAG ATAGTGAATCGCTGTAAGGGGTTGCCATTGGCTCTTACAGTCATCGCCAAGTCTCTCCGAGGAATGGATCGTGCGTTCTGGGAAACAAAGCTTCTTGATTGGTCCTCTTCGGGTTTGGACAATGACATTCTAGATTGCCTCAAAAAGAGCTTGGATGACTTGGATGGTGACCCTTCGATGAAGGAACGTTTCATGGACCTCGCCTCATTTCCAGAGGATCGCAAGATCCCCGCCACCGCCCTCATTGATATGTGGGTGGAATTGTACAAGCTAGATTTCGATGGTGTGCGTGCCATTGCGGACCTCAATAAACTCGTTTACAGGAACCTAGCTGATCTCATAGTCACCAG GACAGATTCAAGTGAGGACGAGGACAAATGTTACAGCAGCCACTATGCTATGCAGCATGATCTGCTCAGAGAGCTGGCTATCATGGAGTGTGACCGAGGGGaagtggaggagagagagagacttattCTGGACTTAACCGAAGATAATTCTTCCGATTGGTGGAGCGAGCAAAAGCAACCGACTCTTCGCGCTCGTCTAGTGTCCATCCACACAG ATGGAACATTCTCAATACCCTGGCCAAATCTGCAATTGCCTGAAGCTGCGGCTCTTGTCTTGAACTTCGAGACCAACATGCAAACCAAAACTTATGCTTTGCCGGAATTCATTGAGAAAGCAGATAAGCTCAAGGCCCTGATAGTAACAAACTACAGCTTCTTTCCAGCTGAGCTGCGCAATTTCCATGTCCTTGGGTCCAGTTTAACGAGGATCAGGCTCGAACGCATCATGGTTCCTCTCCTGAGCATGGGAAAGCTACGACTGCACAATCTGCAAAAGATATCCTTTTTCATGTGTGACATCAGTCAGGCTTCGACGTCGGACGACGCCAAAATCTCCGATGCAATCCCAAACTTGGTGGAGCTTGACTTCGACTATTGCGACGATCTTAAGACATTACCTGATGGCATCTGTGAGATAAAGCCTCTGAAGAAGCTTAGCATCACAAACTGCCATAACTTGTCTGCACTCCCTGAACAGATTGGGGAATCAGCGTCCCTCGAAGTTGTCAGGCTTAACTCCTGCACAAGCTTGTTGCGGTTACCGGACTCGATCGGAACCCTAAAAAAATTGATCTCTCTCAATATATCGGATTGCCTGAGCCTGAGCACTTTGCCCAATCAAATTGGTAATCTGGTCAATCTCAAGAGGATGAACATGAGAGGATGTCTGAGGTTGTCTGTACTGCCACGGTCGATCGTGAAGCTGAGGAACCTGAGGAAGGTGGTTtgtgacaaagaaaaagaagtcatGTGGGAGCCTCTCAAGAGCAGTCTCAATGGCTTGAATATAATAGCGTCCGAAGAAGA
- the LOC125312482 gene encoding probable disease resistance protein At5g66900 isoform X3 — MSIDLAGTAVDTAFGELFSLVKEIVITIAAFAPQLKQIQSTLIKIDPIIQQWDEYNSRLDCSPKEIAPVKELFIRGKLLVEKCSRIHRFNFCKKYSHSNKLTDFDAEVQREFQIYLPLVTVISSKATSLNVKETGKDVREMMGDVKETGGEVKEIKGDLHSVLELLGDLAVPKAPDCIVGSAVEASLRELKGWLLEEGMSVMVVTAPGGCGKSTLLTKLCHDAAIKGKFKNKIMFVRVSKKPNVIDIVRKMIRHNGFEVPAIETEDHAVQCLQQLLIRIGQDPVLLVLDDVWADSQSIIEKFVFKEIKHYKIVVTSRYEFPNVGLVHHLNPLPPGEALELFRQSVTVDGRCLVEPGDELWDKIVNRCKGLPLALTVIAKSLRGMDRAFWETKLLDWSSSGLDNDILDCLKKSLDDLDGDPSMKERFMDLASFPEDRKIPATALIDMWVELYKLDFDGVRAIADLNKLVYRNLADLIVTRTDSSEDEDKCYSSHYAMQHDLLRELAIMECDRGEVEERERLILDLTEDNSSDWWSEQKQPTLRARLVSIHTDGTFSIPWPNLQLPEAAALVLNFETNMQTKTYALPEFIEKADKLKALIVTNYSFFPAELRNFHVLGSSLTRIRLERIMVPLLSMGKLRLHNLQKISFFMCDISQASTSDDAKISDAIPNLVELDFDYCDDLKTLPDGICEIKPLKKLSITNCHNLSALPEQIGESASLEVVRLNSCTSLLRLPDSIGTLKKLISLNISDCLSLSTLPNQIGNLVNLKRMNMRGCLRLSVLPRSIVKLRNLRKVVCDKEKEVMWEPLKSSLNGLNIIASEEEANLDWLDD; from the exons ATGTCCATTGACTTGGCAGGAACTGCTGTGGATACGGCATTCGGCGAGCTGTTCTCTCTCGTTAAGGAGATAGTGATAACCATCGCAGCGTTTGCTCCCCAGCTCAAGCAGATCCAATCCACCTTGATTAAGATAGACCCAATCATCCAGCAATGGGATGAGTACAACAGTCGGCTGGACTGTAGTCCAAAAGAGATAGCTCCGGTCAAGGAACTCTTCATCAGAGGCAAACTACTGGTCGAGAAATGCTCAAGGATACACCGATTCAACTTTTGCAAGAAGTATTCGCACTCGAACAAACTGACCGACTTCGATGCAGAAGTACAAAGGGAGTTTCAAATTTACCTGCCGCTGGTGACTGTGATTTCTAGCAAGGCGACATCGCTAAACGTGAAAGAGACCGGGAAGGACGTGAGGGAGATGATGGGAGACGTGAAGGAGACCGGGGGAGAAGTGAAGGAGATCAAGGGAGACCTG CATAGTGTGCTTGAGCTTTTGGGCGACCTTGCGGTCCCTAAGGCACCCGATTGCATTGTCGGGTCGGCGGTGGAGGCATCCTTGAGGGAGCTCAAGGGGTGGTTGCTAGAGGAGGGAATGTCTGTGATGGTCGTGACCGCCCCGGGCGGGTGTGGGAAGAGTACTCTGCTTACGAAATTGTGTCATGATGCGGCAATCAAAG gaaaattcaagaacaagaTCATGTTCGTCCGTGTCTCGAAGAAGCCCAACGTGATAGACATTGTCCGGAAGATGATCCGGCATAACGGTTTCGAGGTACCTGCGATTGAAACAGAAGACCATGCAGTTCAGTGCTTGCAGCAACTGCTCATCAGAATAGGACAGGATCCTGTGTTGCTGGTGTTGGACGATGTCTGGGCCGACTCGCAATCCATAATCGAGAAATTTGTCTTCAAGGAGATCAAACATTACAAGATTGTGGTGACATCAAGATATGAATTTCCTAATGTTGGTCTTGTGCATCACCTGAACCCGCTGCCTCCTGGGGAAGCCCTGGAACTTTTTCGTCAATCTGTCACTGTTGATGGTAGATGCTTGGTTGAACCAGGTGATGAGCTGTGGGATAAG ATAGTGAATCGCTGTAAGGGGTTGCCATTGGCTCTTACAGTCATCGCCAAGTCTCTCCGAGGAATGGATCGTGCGTTCTGGGAAACAAAGCTTCTTGATTGGTCCTCTTCGGGTTTGGACAATGACATTCTAGATTGCCTCAAAAAGAGCTTGGATGACTTGGATGGTGACCCTTCGATGAAGGAACGTTTCATGGACCTCGCCTCATTTCCAGAGGATCGCAAGATCCCCGCCACCGCCCTCATTGATATGTGGGTGGAATTGTACAAGCTAGATTTCGATGGTGTGCGTGCCATTGCGGACCTCAATAAACTCGTTTACAGGAACCTAGCTGATCTCATAGTCACCAG GACAGATTCAAGTGAGGACGAGGACAAATGTTACAGCAGCCACTATGCTATGCAGCATGATCTGCTCAGAGAGCTGGCTATCATGGAGTGTGACCGAGGGGaagtggaggagagagagagacttattCTGGACTTAACCGAAGATAATTCTTCCGATTGGTGGAGCGAGCAAAAGCAACCGACTCTTCGCGCTCGTCTAGTGTCCATCCACACAG ATGGAACATTCTCAATACCCTGGCCAAATCTGCAATTGCCTGAAGCTGCGGCTCTTGTCTTGAACTTCGAGACCAACATGCAAACCAAAACTTATGCTTTGCCGGAATTCATTGAGAAAGCAGATAAGCTCAAGGCCCTGATAGTAACAAACTACAGCTTCTTTCCAGCTGAGCTGCGCAATTTCCATGTCCTTGGGTCCAGTTTAACGAGGATCAGGCTCGAACGCATCATGGTTCCTCTCCTGAGCATGGGAAAGCTACGACTGCACAATCTGCAAAAGATATCCTTTTTCATGTGTGACATCAGTCAGGCTTCGACGTCGGACGACGCCAAAATCTCCGATGCAATCCCAAACTTGGTGGAGCTTGACTTCGACTATTGCGACGATCTTAAGACATTACCTGATGGCATCTGTGAGATAAAGCCTCTGAAGAAGCTTAGCATCACAAACTGCCATAACTTGTCTGCACTCCCTGAACAGATTGGGGAATCAGCGTCCCTCGAAGTTGTCAGGCTTAACTCCTGCACAAGCTTGTTGCGGTTACCGGACTCGATCGGAACCCTAAAAAAATTGATCTCTCTCAATATATCGGATTGCCTGAGCCTGAGCACTTTGCCCAATCAAATTGGTAATCTGGTCAATCTCAAGAGGATGAACATGAGAGGATGTCTGAGGTTGTCTGTACTGCCACGGTCGATCGTGAAGCTGAGGAACCTGAGGAAGGTGGTTtgtgacaaagaaaaagaagtcatGTGGGAGCCTCTCAAGAGCAGTCTCAATGGCTTGAATATAATAGCGTCCGAAGAAGA